ACTCTATCTGGGCAAGAAGGGAGAGGCCAAGGAGCTGGCCGAGAGCCTGATCGCCAATCCGAACTACGCACTCGACGACTTCGACAAGATTTTCCGCTCGAAGGCCAACAAGGAGGTGATCTTCGCCTTCTCGTGCCTGACCGAGGACGGTTCGTCGATCAAGATTTCCAACCAGTTCTACTCCTACAACCACCCCAACAAGGGCAGTTACAACTACCGTCCCGCGGGCGACGTGATGACGATGTACGCCGACAACGACCTGCGCAAGGAGGTGTCGATCACCACGCTCGACAACCTGAACTTCGTCAACAAATACCCCAGCGGGCAGACCGGGTCGGACCCCGTGGTGATTTCGCGTCTGGCCGAAATGTACCTGATCAGCGCCGAGGCGCAGGGGCTGAACGGAGGTCTGGATCGTCTCAACGAACTGCGGGAAAAGCGCGGCCTCGACAGGGTGAGTCCGGGGAACGAAGCCGATTTTCTCGACGCGGTGCTTCAGGAGCGCCGTCTGGAGTTCCTCGCCGAGGGTTTCCGCTGGTACGACCTCGTGCGGACCGGAAAGGCTACGCAGACGCTCGGCACGAAGGACTACCAGTGCCTGATGCCGCTTCCGAGCCGGGAGTTGCTTTACAATCCGAACCTCAAACCGAATAATCCGGGTTATTAGCGGGATTGTCCAATATGCATAAAACGATAAAACGATGAAAACATACAGATATATGATCGGAATGCTGTTGTGCGTGTGGCTGCTTGCTGCGTGCGACAATTCGAATGCTTTCGACGAATACGCCAAGTTCGACACGACCGCCCAGACGGCCTGGGGACAGAGCATCGTCGACGGATCGAACGGGTATGTGGCTCACGTGAAGAGCGACAGGACCTACAACCTGGCCGACGGCGTGGACGTGCTGGAGATGGCATTTCTGGCCGACGACGGACTGGCCATGCAGCTGTTCCTGTTCAAGATCGCCCTGAGCGACAAAATCACCCTGCGCACGACGCTCGCCGACGACAAGAACCAGGTGGGCACCGGCCAGACGATTATGAAGCAGCTCGAAGCGATGCAGAAGAACGGGAAGAAGGTCTTGGGCGGCACGAACGCCGATTTCTTCAATACGACCTACATCCCCTACGGCGTATGTTACCGCGACGGCGTGGCGGTGAAGACTTCGTTCAGCCGTACGGACTGCAACGTCTTCGTGATCACGAAGGACAACGAGGCCTGCTGCTTCACGGAGGAGGAGTACGCTCTTCACAAGGACATCGTCCGCGAAGCAGTCTGCGGCCTCGGCACGCTGCTGCTCAAGAACGGCGAGCAGCTGGACCAGAGCGGCAACACGATGCCGGTGGCGAACATGGAACCGCGTACGGCGATCGGCGTGTCGCAGGACGGCAAGGAGGTCTACCTGATGGTGGTCGACGGCCGTAACTTCTACTATTCGAACGGCGCCGACCTGCTGGACCTGATGAACCTGATGTCGGCCTGCGGAGCCTGCGACGCGCTCAACCTCGACGGCGGCGGCTCGTCGACCTTCATCGCTCGCGACGGCGCGGAGGGCGAACTCAAACTGCTGAACTGGCCGACCGACCAGGGCGGGGTCATGCGCAAGGTGGCGACCGGATTGGCGATTGTTGAACAATAAAAGACGGAACCGATGAAAACGATATTTCAATACCTGCTCCTGACGGCCGCATGCGCGGCGCTGGGAGCCTGCCAGGATTTTAGCGACGATACGGCCTTTACTCCCGAGACGCCCGAACTGTCGTTCGTGGAGACGAGCATCACCGCGGAGAAGGCCACCAAGGACTACGAACTTTCGATCAAATCGAACCTTCCGTGGCGCATCGAATGCGACAAGGACTGGGTGTCGTTCGATCCGTCGTACGGACAGGGCGACGCCACGATCACGGTGACCGTGGCCGCAAACCGTACGCTCGACGAACGCACGG
This Alistipes shahii WAL 8301 DNA region includes the following protein-coding sequences:
- a CDS encoding RagB/SusD family nutrient uptake outer membrane protein — translated: MKSLHKIILFALLPLMGACSGMLDIEPHSAVSPTVVGSDDIEALRIGMYNKVQEGPTYYSYIAFDLFGGELMTSTGRPIDLINSLSNALHTFVSSQWNGYYKALLQVNNVMSIAEGLADSPTRNRVLGECRYFRAYIYLCLVTRFGDVPVLRQNTQAKVSRDPASMAWELVEEDLDAASGFLNGLSADSFYYVSPAAVTALKARVKLYLGKKGEAKELAESLIANPNYALDDFDKIFRSKANKEVIFAFSCLTEDGSSIKISNQFYSYNHPNKGSYNYRPAGDVMTMYADNDLRKEVSITTLDNLNFVNKYPSGQTGSDPVVISRLAEMYLISAEAQGLNGGLDRLNELREKRGLDRVSPGNEADFLDAVLQERRLEFLAEGFRWYDLVRTGKATQTLGTKDYQCLMPLPSRELLYNPNLKPNNPGY
- a CDS encoding phosphodiester glycosidase family protein; its protein translation is MKTYRYMIGMLLCVWLLAACDNSNAFDEYAKFDTTAQTAWGQSIVDGSNGYVAHVKSDRTYNLADGVDVLEMAFLADDGLAMQLFLFKIALSDKITLRTTLADDKNQVGTGQTIMKQLEAMQKNGKKVLGGTNADFFNTTYIPYGVCYRDGVAVKTSFSRTDCNVFVITKDNEACCFTEEEYALHKDIVREAVCGLGTLLLKNGEQLDQSGNTMPVANMEPRTAIGVSQDGKEVYLMVVDGRNFYYSNGADLLDLMNLMSACGACDALNLDGGGSSTFIARDGAEGELKLLNWPTDQGGVMRKVATGLAIVEQ